The sequence TCGAATGGGTGGCCTTCGACAAGGACGGAAAGGTCCTTCTGGCCGACAGCGGCGAGGAGGGCGCCTATCGCTGCGCCTATGCGGCCGCTCTGGCCGCCCGTCTCGGAGAGACCGCGAAGGAGATTAGCGGCGCCTTTGCCGCGCCCTCCGGCCAGACTGCGCTGTTGCTGACGCCCGCGCCGGAGAACGGCCTCGCCAAGACCCACAAGGAAGCGGCGGGCTTCGTCTTCAACGCGCTGATGACGTCGCTGGAGCTGATCCGCGACCAGATGCTGGCGCCGCTGGTCGGCGAGGGGGCGCCGGCGTCGCGTGTGGCGCGCGTGCCCTTCTCCCGCTCGCACAACGGCACGGCCTATCTGTCCGGCGCGATCGGCGGGCTGTCGCAGGCCTTCTCGGCTGCCGGCTTTGCGCAAGCTTCCGGCGACGGCGAGTGGATCGTCAACACGCTGGACTTCGAGCGCGACAATGCCTTGAAGGCGCTGGCGGCGGTTCCGGCCGATCTGGAGGCCGCGCTGTCCGACAAGGAGGCAAGCGGTCGTCTTGCCTATGTCCTCACGGTTCTGACAGGGCTGCGCACCACGCTTGGCGGAGAGCTTGCCGCCTATCTCGACTTCCGTGGAGGCTTCAATGCTTTGGACGGCGATTGACCGGCGGTCCCTGCTCGTCGGCGGCGGGGCTGCCCTGGCGGCGCTGGCGCTCGGGCCGGATGGGGCTCGAGCCGGCGGGGCGGAGCTCTCCGAGGACCCGCTCTTTGCCGCCGCACGGCGGGAGGCCGACGGCAGCCACAGCATCGTCGTGACCGGCCTCGATGGCATCGACCGCCAGGTGATCCCGCTTCCCGGCCGCGGCCATGATGTCGCTGTTTGCCCGGTCAGCGGACGTTGCCTCGCCTTTGCCCGTCGTCCCGGCACGTTCGCCGTCAGCTTCGATGTGTCCGGCGCCCGTCCTCCGGTCGTGTTCGAGGCCGTGCCCGGCAGGCACTTCTACGGCCATGGTGCCTTTTCGCCGGATGGCCGTCTGGCCTTCGCGACGGAGAACGACTACGTCGCGAACCGGGGCGTGATCGGCGTCTACGATCTCAGCGGCGACCGGCCGCAGCGTGTCGGCGAGTTCTGGTCCGGCGGCATCGGTCCGCACGACATTCTGCCCTTGCCCGATGGGCGCAGCCTCGTCGTTGCCAATGGCGGCATCGAGACTCACCCGAACAAGGGGCGGGAAAAGCTCAACATCGAAACGATGCAACCGAACGTGACTGTGATCGACCGCGAAAGCGGCACCGTGCGCGGCGTAGCGGACCTGCCGGCTCATCTGCACAAGTTGTCGCTCCGCCACATGGCGGTGGGGGGCGCAGGCAAGGTCTGGATCGGCGGCCAATATGAAGGAAGCCTGGAGGAGACGCCGCCGCTGATGGCCTCGCTCGATACGGCCGACGGGCGCTTTTTGCTGCATGATGTGCCTGATGATCTGCGCGGGCGTCTTGCCAACTATGTCGGCTCCGTCACCATGAGCCGCGATGGCGAGGTGGTGGCCGCGTCCTGCCCGCGCGCCGGCCGTATCCTCTATTTCTCCGCCAAGACCGGCGCCTTCTTGTCCAGCCAGCAGCGCGCCGATGCCTGCGGCCTTGCGGCGCTCGATCAGGGCGGCTTCCTGATCTCGGACGGTCAGGGCAGCCTCAGCGAGAGCGGGGACCGCACGGGCGCGCCGATGCTGCTCGCCTCCGGAGCCGGCATTTCCTGGGACAATCACATGGTGGCGATCGATCCGGCCTGAGGAAAGGCTGTCTGCCGCCTCAGACCGTGTCGCTGAAGTCGATCTCGGCCATCAGGTCGCCGGCCAGCGTCTCGAGCGCGGCGGAAAGATCGCCTGCCGACAGATCCACCGGAAGAACGACGTCCACCTGCGCGCGGAACATCCGCTCGCCGCTCATGGAGCCGGCGGACACCTCCGTCTCCAGTTCGGTGATGCTGACGCCCTTGGCCGCCAGCACGGCGGCCACCGCATGCACAATACCCGGATGGTCCTGGCAGATGACGGTCATCCGGGCGACCTGGCCGTGGTTTTCGTGGCTCGCCTCGCTGCGCTTCAGCGTGGTGGCGATGCCGTCGACCGACAGCTGCGACAGCGCGGTTTCCAGCGCCTCGACACGCTCCTGCGGCACCTCGACCCGCACGAGGCCGGCAAAGGTGCCGGCGAGCCGGGACATGGAGCTTTCGATCCAGTTTCCGTCATGGGCGGCGATCACGTCCGACAGCCGTTCGACGAGCCCCGGACGATCATCGGCGATCGCGGTGAGAACCAGCGAAATCATGGACATGGGCGTGCGCCTCCCGGAGGTTTTCCGGCAGGCTAGACCATAGCGCGGTCAATGGAAACCGGAACGAGCCCGGTCTCAGGAGATGCGGCGGCGGCGGTCCGGCGACGAACCGAAGGCGGCGGTGTAGAGCCGGGCCTTGATTCGCGACAGGCGGGCGTAGATCCGCAGCGGCAGGCGCGCCAGCGGCGGCACGACATCGTGGCAGAACGCGACCTTGCGCACATAACCGTGCACTTGCCACTCGAACCAGTTGAAGGCGGGGAAATAGGCGGTGTCGCCGGCGGTGAGCTTGCGCACTTCGCCGTCCGGACCGGTGACCGTGACCGATCCTTCCAGGATGTAGACCGCCTCGTCGCAGCCGAAATACCAGTTGAAGCGACCGTCCGTGCAGTCCCAGACCGACATGTTCGCATTGCGGTCCTGCCCGCTGGCCAACTGCACCGCGCGTGCCTGCGGATCTCCCTCCAGAACCCAGTCCGGATTGATCGGCGCGGGCCGGAGCTCCAGCCCGTCGAGGCGCGCCAATGTCAGGCCGGCCGGCGTGCGGTCGGCTACGCCCATGGCAGCTCCCAGCGCGCTGGCGGACGCAGTGTCGGTCATGGTCGGTCTTCTCCCCTCTTGTGGTTTCTCCCGCTGTACCATCAAGCGGTGAAGAACCGGTTTCCGCAATGGGTGCGTTTTGCCCGCCGCGTTGCCGACAGCAGCTGCCGCATTTGCCCCTTGCGAGGGGCGCAAGGCTCCACTAGCGTGCCCGGCCAATGACGGCGTCCCTGGAGGGACTGAAAGCAAGTCCGGTGGTGACCGACCCAAATCGGGGGTCCAGTCCGGAGCTGTCCGAGCGGTATTCGGTCCGGCGCGACGGCACGGTCGCGCGGGGGCCCTGTCCTGTATCCGGCCGCTTTCACTCTCTCCCTGCGGCGCTGCGCCGGACCTGTCCGGCTTTTCACGCGGGCGCGTGGCCAAGAGGGAGCTTTTGAGATGAAACCAGAATTTGTCTTCGCCGCCGTTTTGGCCGAGCGTCCCGCCCGTTGCGACCGGGGAGGGGTATAATGGCCGACGTGATGAGTGAGACGGGCGAGAAGCTGGGCCTGATGATCTGCGGCCATGGCAGCCGCAACCGTGGCGCCGTGCGCGAGTTCGCGCAGCTTGCCGAGGGGCTGAAGGCGCGCTTTCCCGGATGGCCGGTGGAATACGGCTATCTGGAATTCGCCAATCCGGTGATCAAGGACGGTCTCGACCGGCTGCGCGAGCAGGGCTGCACTCGCATTCTCGCCGTGCCGGGCATGCTGTTTGCCGCAGGCCACGCCAAGAACGATATCCCGTCCGTGCTGAACACCTACCAGGCCCAGCATGAAGGCCTGACAATCACCTACGGTCGGGAACTTGCCGTCGACACGAGGATGATCCGCGCTGCCGGCGACCGCATTCGCGAGGCTCTGGAAAAGGCCGGCGACGATGTGCCGCTGCACGAGACCCTGCTGATGGTCGTGGGACGCGGCGCGTCCGATCCCGACGCCAATTCCAACGTCGCCAAGATCACCCGCATGCTGTGGGAAGGCTTCGGCTTCGGCTGGGCCGAGACGTGCTATTCCGGCGTCACCTTCCCGCTGGTCGAGCCCGGGCTCGAGCATGCGGCGAAGCTGGGCTATCGCCGCATCGTCGTCTTCCCGTATTTCCTGTTCTCCGGCGTCCTCGTCAGCCGCATCTACAACAACACGGACGAGGTGGCGGAGCGTCATCCGGACATCGAGTTCGTCAAGGCCGGCTATCTCAACGACCATCCGCAGGTGATCGACACCATGGCGGACCGGGTCACCGAGATCCTGCAGGGTGCCAACCTGATGAACTGCCAGATGTGCAAGTACCGCGAGCAGGTGCTTGGCTTCGAGGCGGATGTCGGGCGGCCGCAGGAAAGTCACCATCACCATGTCGAGGGCCTTGGCGCGGACGCCGAGTGCAAGCTGTGCGACGACGTATGCACCGGAGCCTGCGAGGAACAGGCGACGGGTCACCACCACCATCATGACCATGGCCATTCGCACGGCCATCATCATCACGGCCACGACCACGACCATCATCATGCGCATGACCACGATCATGGCCACGGGCACCATCACCACGGGCACAGTCATGACCATGGCCACAGTCATGATCATGGGCACGATCACCACCATCCGCCCTATCCCCATGCGGACCATCCGCTGGGGCCGAAGTCGATGAAGAAGCGGACCACATGAGGTGTGGGGCGTGAGCGGCGGCCGTTACGACTACGAGCGCGATCCCGCGCAGATCTATCGCCGCTCCTTTTCCATCGTGCGCGAGGAGGCGGATCTCTCCGCCCTGCCCGAGGCGCTGCATCCGGCCGCGATCCGCATCGTTCATGCCTGCGGCATGCCCGAGGTGGTGGCGGATCTGGCCTGGCGCGGCGATGTCGCGGCGGCGGTCGGTGGCGCCTTGGCTGCCGGCGCGCCCGTCTTCGCCGATGTGCGCATGGTCTGCGAAGGTGTGATCCGCAGCCGTCTGCCGGCCTGCAACGATCTCGTCTGCACGCTCAACGAGCCTCCCGTGCCCGGTCTTGCCCGGCGTCTTGGCACCACCCGTTCGGCCGCGGCCGTTGATCTGTGGCGCGACCGGCTCGAGGGAGCTGTCGTGGTTGTCGGCAATGCGCCGACCGCGCTGTTTCATCTGCTGGAGCGGATCGGCGAGGGCTTTCCGCGCCCGGCCGCGATCCTCGGCTTCCCGGTCGGCTTCGTCGGCGCGGCGGAATCGAAGGAGGCTCTGCTGGAGAGCCCGCTCGGTATCCCCTGCCTGGTGCTGCGCGGCCGGCGCGGCGGATCGGCCATCGCCGCTGCCGCGGTCAATGCGCTGGCTGCCGGGGTGCCGGAGGAGGACCCGGCATGAGCCTTGACGACAAGGCGCGACGCGCCCCCTGGCTGACCGTGATCGGCCTCGGCGAGGAGGGTGTCGAGGGACTTTCTCCGATTGCCCGGCAGGCGCTTGCCGATGCGAAACGCGTCTTCGGCGGGGCCCGTCATGGCGAGCTTGTCGCCCCGCTCGGAATCGAGGTCGAGACCTGGCCGAGCCCGTTCCACAAGGGGCTGGAAGCGCTGCTCGCCGCGCGCGGCGAACCCGTTGCGGTGCTGGCGAGCGGCGATCCCATGTGGTTCGGTGTCGGCTCGACGCTGGCGCGCTCCGTGCCGGTGGAGGAAATGCTGGTGCTGCCGGCGTCGTCGTCCCTGTCGCTCGCCGCCGCACGGCTCGGCTGGCCGTTGCAGGACATCGAGATCCTGTCGCTGCATGGCCGTCCGATCGATCTGTTACGCGCCGTTCTTCATCCCGGCGCCAGGGTGCTTTGCCTCACCTCGGGTGCCCGGGCAGCGGAAGAGATCGCCGACCTTCTCGTCGACGAGGGCTATGGCGCGAGCCGGCTGACCGTGCTGGAGCATCTCGGCGGACCGGCCGAGCGGATCCTGTCGGGAAGTGCCGAAGGCTGGCGCGGCGAGGTTGCCGCCCTCAACGTCGTGGCACTCGAGGCGGTCGCGGTGCGCGACACGCCGCTGCGCCCGCGTCTGCCCGGCCTGCCGGACGATGCGTTCCGCCATGACGGCAAGATCACCAAGCGCGAGGTCCGCTCGGTGACGCTCGCCCGCCTGATGCCCATGCCCGGTGCCCTGTTGTGGGATATCGGCGCGGGCTCGGGGGCTGTCGCCATCGAATGGCTGCGCGCGGCGCCCCGCAGCCGGGCCATCGCACTGGAGCCGGACGACACCCGCCGCGCCACCGCGCGGGCGAATGCCTCCGCCCTCGGCGTGCCGCATCTCGACCTTCGCCCCGATGCGGCGCCGGATGGCCTTGAGGGTCTGCCGGCGCCCGATGCGATTTTTCTCGGCGGCGGCCTGACCGCAACTGGCACGCTGGAGGCGGCACTCGCGGCGCTGCGGCCCGGCGGCCGGCTTGTCGCCAATGCGGTGACGCTGGAAAGCGAGGCAATCCTTCTTGCCGCCCACGCCCGCCACGGCGGCGAGCTGGTGCGCATCGCGGTGTCGCGGGCCGGTGCCGTCGGCGGCATGACCGGATGGCGCCCGCTGATGCCGGTGACCCAGTGGAGCCTGATCCTCCCATGACTGCTGGAACCCTTTACGGCGTCGGCCTCGGGCCGGGCGATCCGGACCTGATTACGGTGAAGGCGCACCGGCTGATCTCGGGCGCGCAGGTCGTCGCCTATCCGGCGCCCGACGACGGCGAGAGCTTCGCCCGCTCCATCGCGGCGGCGATCATCCCGCCGTCCGCCCGCGAGATCCCGATTGTAGTGCCGATGCGCGTCGAGCGCTTCCCGGCACAGGCGGTCTATACCCGCGCGGCCGAGGAGATCGGCGAAGTCCTCGCCTCCGGCACCGATGTTGTGACGCTGTGCGAGGGGGACCCGTTCTTCTACGGCTCCTTCATGTATCTGTTCGAGCGGCTGTCGCGGCGCTTTCCTTGCGAGATCGTGCCGGGCGTGACCTCGCTCACCGCGTGTGCTGCCCGCCTTGCCCGGCCCTTGACCGCGCGCAACGATGTGCTGACCGTCATTCCCGGACCGCTGCCGGACGAGGAGATCGCGGCGCGGATCGAGGCGGCGGGCGCCATCGCCATCATGAAGGTCGGGCGCCACCTGCCGCGCCTGCGCCGTTTGATCGAGGGGCTGGGCCTCATCGATCATGCAGGCTATGTGGAGCGGGCGACGCTGCCGGCGGAAAAGGCGATGCCTCTTGCCGATGTGACGGAAGCCGCCGCCCCCTATTTCTCGATGATCCTGATCTACAAGGGAGACGAAGCGTGGATGCTACCGCCGCAATCCTCGTCCTGACGCCGGCGGCGGAGCCTGTCGCGCGCCGCATCGCGGCCGCTCTGCCGGGTGCCACGCTGCACGGGCTCGCCCACCGGGTGCCCGGCCTCGACGTTTCCTTCGCCGAGACGCTGAACCATATCCGTGCGCTCTATCAGGCCGGCACGCCCATCGTCGGCGTCTGCGCCTCCGGCATCCTGATCCGCGCGCTGGCCGCCGTGATCGAGGACAAGCGGTCCGAGCCGCCGGTTCTCGCCGTCTCCGAGGACGGGGCGAGCGTCGTGCCGCTGCTCGGTGGCCATCGCGGCGCCAACTCGCTCGCCCGCCAGGTGGCGGATGCGCTGGACGGCCATGCCGCGGTGACGACGCAGGGCGACACGGCGCTGGGCGTTGCGCTCGATTCTCCGCCCAAGGGCTGGTGGCTCGCCAATCCGCAGGATGCCAAGGGCATCATGGCGCGCCTCCTGGCCGGAGAGCCCGTCACTCTCAAGGGCGATGCCCCCTGGATCAGCCGCTCGCGCCTGCCGCTTGCGGACAAGGCGGAGATGGAGATCGTCGCCAGCGTCGAGGCTGTCGCGCCCGGTGCCGACCGTCTCGTCTATCACCCGCGCCGCCTCGTCGTCGGTGTCGGTTGTGCCAGGGGCTGCCCGGCGGAAGAACTTTCCGCGCTGGTGCGCGAGACGCTTGCCGGCGCCGGCCTTGCCGAAGGGGCTGTGGCGCTTGTCGCGACCCTCGACCTCAAGGCGGACGAGGCGGCGGTCAACGCGCTCGCCGCTCAGCTCGGTGTGCCGCTGCGCGTCTTTCCCGCCGCCCGGCTGGAGCAGGAGGCGCCGCGCCTTGCCAATCCCTCGGACGTCGTCTTCGCCGAGGTCGGTTGCCACGGCGTGTCCGAGGGCGCGGCGCTTGCCGCCACCGGGGCCGACGGCTCGCTGCTGGTCGAAAAGCGCAAGACCGCCAATGCAACCGTTGCCGTCGCCCTTGCGCCGGGGCCGGTCGACCAGGCCGAGGCGGGGCGCCCGCGCGGCCGTCTCTCGGTGATCGGCATCGGGCCGGGCCGCGACGACTGGCGCACGCCGGAAGCCTCGCGCCTGCTTGCCGATGCGGACGAGGCGGTCGGATATTCGCTCTATCTTGACATCGTCGCGCCGCTGATCCAGGGCAAGCAGCGTCATGCCTTCCCGCTCGGCGCGGAGGAGGAGCGCGTCCGCTTCGCGCTGGAACGTGCCGGCGAGGGCCGTTCGGTGGCGTTGGTGTCGTCAGGCGATGCCGGCATCTATGCCATGGGCGCGCTGGTCTATGAGCTTTTGCACCGTGACACCGCCGAGGGCGGCGTTTCGGATGCGGCAAAGCGTGTCGAGGTGGTCAACGCTCCCGGCATCTCGGCATTGCAGGCGGCGTCCGCGCGCATCGGCGCGGTGCTCGGCCACGATTTCTGCACCATCTCCCTTTCGGATCTCCTGACCCCGTGGGAGGCGATCGAGCAGCGGCTGAAGGCCGCCGCAGCCGGCGATTTCGTCGTCGCCTTCTACAATCCCGTGTCGAAGCGCCGCCGCACCCAGCTTGCCGCCGCACGCGAGATCCTGCTTGGCGCCCGTCCGGCCGATACGCCGGTGGTGCTCGGCTACAATCTCGGCCGCGAGGGCGAGACGGTGACCGTGACGACGCTCGGCGAGCTGTGCGTCGACGATGTCGACATGCTCACCACAGTGCTGGTCGGCTCGTCTGCCTCGCGCGCGGTCATGACCGGCTCGGGCCGTCCCTTCGTCTACACCCCCCGCGGCTACGCCAAGCGCATCGAGGAAAAGCTGTGACCGTCCACTTCATCGGCGCCGGGCCCGGCGATCCCGACCTCATCACCGTTCGCGGGCTGAAGCTGATCGAGGCTTGCCCCGTCTGTCTTTACGCGGGCTCGCTGGTGCCGGAGGCCATCGTGGCAGCGGCGCCCGAGGGTGCGCGCGTCATCGACACCGCGCCGATGACACTCGACGAGATCATGGCGGAGATCGAGGCGGCGCATGCGCGCGGCGAGGATGTGGCGCGGGTCCATTCCGGCGATCCTTCGCTCTACGGCGCGATTGCCGAGCAGATCCGCAGGCTGAAGGAGAAGGACATTCCCTTCGACGTGACGCCCGGTGTGCCGGCCTTCGCCGCTGCCGCTGCCGCCCTCGGCCAGGAACTGACCGTGCCGGAGATCGCCCAGACCGTGATCCTCACCCGCACGACGATGAAGTCCTCCGACATGCCGAAGGGCGAGGACCTTGAAACGCTCGGCAAGAGCGGCGCGACGCTGGCGATCCACCTGTCCATCCGGAACCTGCGCGAGATCGAGCGCCAGCTCGTCCCGCTCTACGGTGCCGACTGTCCGGTGGTGGTCGCCTACCGCGTCGGCTGGCCGGACCAGAGCTTCATCCATGGCACGCTCACCGACATTCGCGAGAAGGTGCGCGAGGCCAAGATCACCCGCACGGCGCTCATCTTCGTCGGCCGGGCGCTGCAGCCGCAGGCGGATTTCCGCGACAGCGCGCTTTATCATGCCGACCATGTCCACGTGCTGCGGCCGAAAAAAAAGAAAACGACTAAAACCGAGGCCTGAAGCAGCACGCCGGGCCGTCATTTGCATCTCGCGGCGCCTCTCCTTAGGCTTGGGCCATCCCAACAGCCAAAGGAGAGACCCGCCATGGAGACGGACAACCCGCTCTTGCAACGTGCCTATGCCCTGGATGGCGACAGGGAGCGTATCCGCGATCTCTATGCCGACTGGGCCGGCAGTTACGACGAGGACACGGTCGCCGGCATGGGCTATGTCGCCCCGGCGCTTGCCGCCGAAGCGCTGGCGCGCGAGATCGGCGAGGGGGCCGGCGCCGTGCTGGATGCCGGGTGCGGTACCGGCCTTGTCGGCCTGGAATTGAGCCGGCGTACGAAAGCGGATATCGACGGCGTCGATCTCAGCCCCGGCATGCTGGAGCAGGCCTCAGAGAAGGGCGTTTACCGGCAGCTTGCCGAGGCGGATCTGACCCGTCCGCTGGATCTGCCCGACAATGCCTATGACGGGGTGGTGAGCGTCGGCGTCTTCACCAGCGGCCATGTCGGACCGCAGGCCATCGACGAACTGGCGCGTGTTGCGCGTCCCGGCGCGCCGCTTGTCGTGACCGTGCACGAGAAGGTCTGGGAGAGCGACGGCTATCCGGCGCATCTCAAGACGATGGAAGACAGGGGCATCGCCCGCATCCGTGCCATCCGCGATTCGGCCTATCACGAAAAGGAAGGCTATCGCTGCAAGCTCTGCCTGCTCGAGGCCGCCTGACTTTTCGCCTGGTCGGCCGGGGTCACACCCGGTCGATTAGGTGGATAAACGAGCCCGACACGCGGCCGACGCGCAGTCCGACATCGCCGAACGGCGCTCCAAGTGCATCTCTTGCCTCGAACAATCGCTCAGCCTGCCCCTCGCGCACGATGGTCGCGTAGTGGAATTCGTGACCCGTCAGCTCGCCCTGCCACGGCGCACCGGGAAGGGCCTTGAGCCGCCGGTAGCCGAGATGCCGCTTGCGTGTCGCAAAGCTCGTTTCCAACGGCAGCAGCCCGAGCATCGCGTGCCGCGCCCCTTCGGCGTCCGTCAGATGCTCGCCGAGCACCATGTAGCCGCCGCACTCGCCGTAGATCAGCGCGCCGCGTGCCGCGGCTGCCTGCATCCCCTGCCGGAACCGGCCGGCCGCCGCGATTCGTTCCGCATGCAGCTCCGGGTAGCCGCCGGG comes from Stappia sp. 28M-7 and encodes:
- the cobM gene encoding precorrin-4 C(11)-methyltransferase; its protein translation is MTVHFIGAGPGDPDLITVRGLKLIEACPVCLYAGSLVPEAIVAAAPEGARVIDTAPMTLDEIMAEIEAAHARGEDVARVHSGDPSLYGAIAEQIRRLKEKDIPFDVTPGVPAFAAAAAALGQELTVPEIAQTVILTRTTMKSSDMPKGEDLETLGKSGATLAIHLSIRNLREIERQLVPLYGADCPVVVAYRVGWPDQSFIHGTLTDIREKVREAKITRTALIFVGRALQPQADFRDSALYHADHVHVLRPKKKKTTKTEA
- a CDS encoding imelysin family protein produces the protein MVAAAVVAMPRQAAAEIDYSRFWPQTLSGFALPASNALGKAAPALASGIEAACTGGSGEPFASAFTEAVEAVARLSMLRVGALADENRLERIAFIPDGRGVVRRQVTRLIADRDETALDATRLRGKSVALQGLTALEWVAFDKDGKVLLADSGEEGAYRCAYAAALAARLGETAKEISGAFAAPSGQTALLLTPAPENGLAKTHKEAAGFVFNALMTSLELIRDQMLAPLVGEGAPASRVARVPFSRSHNGTAYLSGAIGGLSQAFSAAGFAQASGDGEWIVNTLDFERDNALKALAAVPADLEAALSDKEASGRLAYVLTVLTGLRTTLGGELAAYLDFRGGFNALDGD
- a CDS encoding class I SAM-dependent methyltransferase, giving the protein METDNPLLQRAYALDGDRERIRDLYADWAGSYDEDTVAGMGYVAPALAAEALAREIGEGAGAVLDAGCGTGLVGLELSRRTKADIDGVDLSPGMLEQASEKGVYRQLAEADLTRPLDLPDNAYDGVVSVGVFTSGHVGPQAIDELARVARPGAPLVVTVHEKVWESDGYPAHLKTMEDRGIARIRAIRDSAYHEKEGYRCKLCLLEAA
- the cobI gene encoding precorrin-2 C(20)-methyltransferase, which produces MTAGTLYGVGLGPGDPDLITVKAHRLISGAQVVAYPAPDDGESFARSIAAAIIPPSAREIPIVVPMRVERFPAQAVYTRAAEEIGEVLASGTDVVTLCEGDPFFYGSFMYLFERLSRRFPCEIVPGVTSLTACAARLARPLTARNDVLTVIPGPLPDEEIAARIEAAGAIAIMKVGRHLPRLRRLIEGLGLIDHAGYVERATLPAEKAMPLADVTEAAAPYFSMILIYKGDEAWMLPPQSSS
- a CDS encoding cupin domain-containing protein, whose translation is MTDTASASALGAAMGVADRTPAGLTLARLDGLELRPAPINPDWVLEGDPQARAVQLASGQDRNANMSVWDCTDGRFNWYFGCDEAVYILEGSVTVTGPDGEVRKLTAGDTAYFPAFNWFEWQVHGYVRKVAFCHDVVPPLARLPLRIYARLSRIKARLYTAAFGSSPDRRRRIS
- a CDS encoding sirohydrochlorin chelatase — its product is MADVMSETGEKLGLMICGHGSRNRGAVREFAQLAEGLKARFPGWPVEYGYLEFANPVIKDGLDRLREQGCTRILAVPGMLFAAGHAKNDIPSVLNTYQAQHEGLTITYGRELAVDTRMIRAAGDRIREALEKAGDDVPLHETLLMVVGRGASDPDANSNVAKITRMLWEGFGFGWAETCYSGVTFPLVEPGLEHAAKLGYRRIVVFPYFLFSGVLVSRIYNNTDEVAERHPDIEFVKAGYLNDHPQVIDTMADRVTEILQGANLMNCQMCKYREQVLGFEADVGRPQESHHHHVEGLGADAECKLCDDVCTGACEEQATGHHHHHDHGHSHGHHHHGHDHDHHHAHDHDHGHGHHHHGHSHDHGHSHDHGHDHHHPPYPHADHPLGPKSMKKRTT
- a CDS encoding glycine cleavage system protein R, which encodes MSMISLVLTAIADDRPGLVERLSDVIAAHDGNWIESSMSRLAGTFAGLVRVEVPQERVEALETALSQLSVDGIATTLKRSEASHENHGQVARMTVICQDHPGIVHAVAAVLAAKGVSITELETEVSAGSMSGERMFRAQVDVVLPVDLSAGDLSAALETLAGDLMAEIDFSDTV
- the cbiE gene encoding precorrin-6y C5,15-methyltransferase (decarboxylating) subunit CbiE, which encodes MSLDDKARRAPWLTVIGLGEEGVEGLSPIARQALADAKRVFGGARHGELVAPLGIEVETWPSPFHKGLEALLAARGEPVAVLASGDPMWFGVGSTLARSVPVEEMLVLPASSSLSLAAARLGWPLQDIEILSLHGRPIDLLRAVLHPGARVLCLTSGARAAEEIADLLVDEGYGASRLTVLEHLGGPAERILSGSAEGWRGEVAALNVVALEAVAVRDTPLRPRLPGLPDDAFRHDGKITKREVRSVTLARLMPMPGALLWDIGAGSGAVAIEWLRAAPRSRAIALEPDDTRRATARANASALGVPHLDLRPDAAPDGLEGLPAPDAIFLGGGLTATGTLEAALAALRPGGRLVANAVTLESEAILLAAHARHGGELVRIAVSRAGAVGGMTGWRPLMPVTQWSLILP
- a CDS encoding precorrin-8X methylmutase, with translation MSGGRYDYERDPAQIYRRSFSIVREEADLSALPEALHPAAIRIVHACGMPEVVADLAWRGDVAAAVGGALAAGAPVFADVRMVCEGVIRSRLPACNDLVCTLNEPPVPGLARRLGTTRSAAAVDLWRDRLEGAVVVVGNAPTALFHLLERIGEGFPRPAAILGFPVGFVGAAESKEALLESPLGIPCLVLRGRRGGSAIAAAAVNALAAGVPEEDPA
- the cobJ gene encoding precorrin-3B C(17)-methyltransferase: MDATAAILVLTPAAEPVARRIAAALPGATLHGLAHRVPGLDVSFAETLNHIRALYQAGTPIVGVCASGILIRALAAVIEDKRSEPPVLAVSEDGASVVPLLGGHRGANSLARQVADALDGHAAVTTQGDTALGVALDSPPKGWWLANPQDAKGIMARLLAGEPVTLKGDAPWISRSRLPLADKAEMEIVASVEAVAPGADRLVYHPRRLVVGVGCARGCPAEELSALVRETLAGAGLAEGAVALVATLDLKADEAAVNALAAQLGVPLRVFPAARLEQEAPRLANPSDVVFAEVGCHGVSEGAALAATGADGSLLVEKRKTANATVAVALAPGPVDQAEAGRPRGRLSVIGIGPGRDDWRTPEASRLLADADEAVGYSLYLDIVAPLIQGKQRHAFPLGAEEERVRFALERAGEGRSVALVSSGDAGIYAMGALVYELLHRDTAEGGVSDAAKRVEVVNAPGISALQAASARIGAVLGHDFCTISLSDLLTPWEAIEQRLKAAAAGDFVVAFYNPVSKRRRTQLAAAREILLGARPADTPVVLGYNLGREGETVTVTTLGELCVDDVDMLTTVLVGSSASRAVMTGSGRPFVYTPRGYAKRIEEKL
- a CDS encoding DUF1513 domain-containing protein codes for the protein MLWTAIDRRSLLVGGGAALAALALGPDGARAGGAELSEDPLFAAARREADGSHSIVVTGLDGIDRQVIPLPGRGHDVAVCPVSGRCLAFARRPGTFAVSFDVSGARPPVVFEAVPGRHFYGHGAFSPDGRLAFATENDYVANRGVIGVYDLSGDRPQRVGEFWSGGIGPHDILPLPDGRSLVVANGGIETHPNKGREKLNIETMQPNVTVIDRESGTVRGVADLPAHLHKLSLRHMAVGGAGKVWIGGQYEGSLEETPPLMASLDTADGRFLLHDVPDDLRGRLANYVGSVTMSRDGEVVAASCPRAGRILYFSAKTGAFLSSQQRADACGLAALDQGGFLISDGQGSLSESGDRTGAPMLLASGAGISWDNHMVAIDPA